The following are encoded together in the Aciduricibacillus chroicocephali genome:
- the cdaA gene encoding diadenylate cyclase CdaA: MFDGGIDLIKWLKIGVDIALVWYIIYKLIMLIKGTKAIQLLKGIIVVLAVRMASLLFGLKTLQWLTYQAILWGFLVIIILFQPELRRALEQLGRGRLFSRGAKSAEDHLEKTITSIVDSCNYMAKRRIGALITIERETGIGEYTETGIPIQGKLSNQLLTNIFTPNTPLHDGAVIIVGDKIEAAACYLPLSESPFISKELGTRHRAAMGISEVTDALTIVVSEETGGISCTKNGELRRDLDLDSLRDFLKSNLALSSKVSQSKGWNWRGKKNG, translated from the coding sequence ATATTCGACGGGGGAATTGATCTTATAAAGTGGTTAAAAATAGGCGTGGATATCGCGCTTGTCTGGTATATCATATACAAGCTCATCATGCTGATCAAAGGCACAAAGGCGATTCAACTTCTTAAAGGAATTATCGTTGTGCTGGCAGTACGGATGGCGAGTCTGCTTTTTGGTTTAAAAACATTACAGTGGCTTACATATCAGGCAATTCTATGGGGCTTCCTTGTTATTATCATTCTCTTCCAGCCTGAGCTGAGAAGAGCACTAGAGCAGCTCGGTCGAGGCCGTCTGTTCTCAAGGGGAGCCAAATCTGCCGAGGATCATCTTGAGAAAACAATTACAAGTATTGTGGACTCGTGCAATTATATGGCCAAGCGCCGTATCGGAGCACTGATCACTATTGAACGTGAGACAGGCATTGGTGAATACACTGAGACAGGAATACCAATCCAGGGAAAACTGAGCAACCAGCTTTTGACGAATATTTTCACACCGAATACACCGCTTCATGACGGAGCAGTTATCATCGTCGGTGATAAAATTGAGGCAGCGGCCTGTTATCTTCCACTCTCGGAGAGTCCTTTCATTTCTAAGGAACTCGGTACACGCCATAGGGCTGCAATGGGAATCAGCGAGGTAACCGACGCGCTTACAATTGTTGTGTCTGAAGAAACCGGCGGTATTTCCTGTACGAAGAACGGGGAATTAAGACGTGATCTGGACCTCGACAGCCTGAGGGATTTCCTGAAGAGCAATTTGGCTTTGAGCTCGAAGGTTTCGCAAAGCAAAGGCTGGAACTGGAGGGGGAAGAAAAATGGATAA
- a CDS encoding ABC transporter permease: MFLALKELIYAKTRYLLIGFIIVLVASLIFIISGLAKGLSANNASALEDLPADYIIMDKGADTELAKSTVPKSDIEKLKNIKDVQDAAPLSIRMANTTNADDKAVDIALFVTDKGSMLIPKAVKGSGIKNTNDIILDETAADDGVKLGDTLKFGDMKLHVAGFSENQRYSHTPVAYVTNEVFGDQSKAENEKVNGFAVKTNLGKDEVSSKMKGYSVFTKKEALKGIPSYSEEQASLQMMIVFLLIIAAFVLAVFFYVMTLQKRGQFGILKALGAKTGYLVRSLLSQVATISIVCIAVGAGLTYLIGKFLPDGMPFVIEPGMMAQSAALILVMALAGSLVSMFQVARIDPLEAIEGGEK, translated from the coding sequence ATGTTTCTCGCATTGAAGGAATTAATTTATGCAAAAACACGTTACTTGCTGATTGGGTTCATTATCGTGCTTGTAGCGAGCTTGATTTTCATCATTTCCGGTCTGGCAAAAGGACTTTCGGCGAATAATGCTTCTGCGCTGGAAGATTTGCCGGCTGATTACATCATCATGGATAAGGGAGCTGATACAGAGCTTGCCAAGTCAACAGTCCCGAAATCGGATATTGAAAAATTGAAGAACATTAAGGATGTACAGGATGCGGCACCGCTTTCCATCCGCATGGCGAATACAACGAATGCAGACGATAAAGCCGTGGATATCGCACTTTTCGTGACGGATAAAGGAAGCATGCTAATTCCGAAAGCAGTAAAAGGATCTGGCATCAAGAATACAAATGACATCATTCTTGATGAGACCGCAGCAGACGACGGCGTCAAGTTAGGCGACACATTAAAATTCGGTGATATGAAACTACACGTTGCAGGCTTTTCCGAAAATCAGCGCTATAGCCATACACCTGTCGCTTATGTAACGAATGAGGTTTTTGGTGATCAATCAAAGGCTGAGAATGAGAAAGTGAATGGTTTCGCTGTTAAAACAAACCTTGGTAAGGACGAGGTCTCTTCTAAAATGAAAGGTTATAGTGTCTTTACTAAGAAAGAAGCTCTCAAAGGCATCCCAAGCTATTCTGAAGAACAGGCTTCATTGCAAATGATGATCGTCTTCCTACTGATCATTGCTGCATTCGTCCTCGCCGTTTTCTTCTATGTAATGACTTTGCAGAAGCGAGGACAGTTCGGTATTTTGAAGGCGCTTGGAGCTAAAACGGGTTACCTTGTAAGAAGTTTGCTTAGCCAAGTAGCGACAATCTCGATCGTTTGTATCGCAGTTGGCGCTGGATTGACTTACTTGATTGGAAAATTCCTGCCAGATGGAATGCCATTCGTCATTGAGCCTGGTATGATGGCACAATCAGCTGCATTGATACTTGTAATGGCGCTCGCTGGATCACTCGTATCTATGTTCCAAGTTGCCCGAATTGACCCACTGGAAGCGATTGAGGGGGGAGAGAAATGA
- the glmM gene encoding phosphoglucosamine mutase has translation MGKYFGTDGVRGIANKELTPELAYKLGRCGGYVLTKDADRPKVMIGRDTRISGEMLESALMAGLLSIGAEIMRLGVVSTPGVAFLTKANSAHAGVMISASHNPVEDNGIKFFGPDGFKLSDAQEAEIEELMDAEEDNLPRPVGADIGMINDYFEGGQKYLSYLKETVDTDFEGIRIALDCAHGATSSLATHLFADLEADIETIGSSPNGLNINDGYGSTHPEKLQAFVLEKEADIGLAFDGDGDRLIAVDEKGQIVDGDQIMFICAKHLNEKGLLRHNTVVSTVMSNLGFYKALEANGMKSDKTSVGDRYVMEEMRKGGYNLGGEQSGHIIFLDFITTGDGLLSAIQLVNVMRETGKKLSELAAEMEKFPQVLKNVRVIDKESAMANPQVLSEIEAVENEMNGAGRVLVRPSGTEPLVRVMVEAKTQEECERYADRVANVIDELLGVK, from the coding sequence ATGGGTAAATATTTTGGAACGGACGGTGTCAGAGGCATCGCCAATAAAGAGCTGACACCCGAGCTTGCATACAAGCTGGGCAGATGTGGCGGATATGTACTGACAAAGGATGCCGATCGACCGAAAGTGATGATTGGAAGGGATACGAGGATTTCCGGTGAAATGCTGGAAAGTGCATTGATGGCAGGCCTTCTATCAATAGGTGCTGAAATCATGCGCCTTGGTGTTGTTTCCACACCGGGAGTTGCGTTCCTTACAAAAGCCAATAGCGCACATGCAGGTGTAATGATCTCCGCATCGCATAATCCTGTGGAGGACAACGGCATTAAATTCTTTGGTCCGGATGGTTTCAAACTGTCAGACGCCCAGGAAGCTGAAATAGAAGAGCTGATGGATGCGGAGGAAGACAATCTTCCACGCCCAGTCGGCGCTGATATCGGCATGATCAATGACTACTTTGAAGGCGGACAAAAGTATCTCTCTTATCTTAAGGAGACAGTCGATACGGACTTTGAAGGAATACGGATTGCTCTTGATTGTGCTCATGGTGCAACATCATCATTGGCAACGCATCTCTTCGCAGACCTTGAAGCTGATATTGAAACAATTGGCTCTTCACCAAATGGCCTTAATATTAACGATGGATATGGCTCAACTCATCCTGAAAAATTACAGGCCTTCGTTTTGGAAAAGGAAGCCGATATCGGGCTTGCTTTTGACGGTGACGGTGACAGATTGATTGCTGTCGATGAGAAAGGACAAATTGTCGACGGTGACCAGATCATGTTCATTTGTGCGAAGCATTTGAATGAAAAAGGATTGCTACGTCATAATACAGTTGTCTCTACAGTAATGAGCAATCTTGGGTTCTACAAAGCTTTGGAAGCAAACGGCATGAAAAGTGATAAGACATCCGTTGGTGACCGCTATGTCATGGAAGAAATGCGCAAAGGCGGGTACAACCTCGGCGGTGAACAGTCCGGACATATTATTTTCCTAGACTTCATCACAACTGGTGATGGACTTCTTTCTGCGATCCAACTTGTGAACGTCATGCGTGAGACAGGCAAGAAGTTGTCTGAGCTTGCTGCAGAAATGGAAAAATTCCCGCAAGTCCTGAAGAATGTAAGGGTCATCGATAAAGAGAGCGCGATGGCGAATCCTCAGGTACTAAGTGAAATTGAAGCAGTTGAAAATGAGATGAATGGAGCTGGCCGTGTACTTGTGCGCCCATCTGGTACAGAACCGCTCGTCCGTGTCATGGTTGAAGCGAAAACTCAGGAAGAATGCGAACGTTATGCAGATCGTGTAGCGAATGTAATAGATGAATTACTTGGTGTAAAATAA
- a CDS encoding sensor histidine kinase, translating into MRTLYSRIILFALGIMVASALVAFWVTNLYYHFNLKSENDEKITGIAKNIANIYESGSGQPLGDYLDELTALGYQFHVVEPDGKEYQYGASFRSDRLDQKDVTNVLHGKVYHGIAAYPWKINVTGFFDNELKNTVGVPVQTDKGTVAMFVRPNTQLQFGEMRTFLAIMLILLLVLSFLLILFGSRFIVEPIKRLAAATRKIAGGNYHLKLGIERKDELGRLSKDFQTMAHGLAQVEEKRQEFVSNVSHEIQSPLTSIKGFSQALREEGLPDELRTHYLEIIESESTRLSSLSQQLLTLSFLDHETDKSAWSSFDISEQLNGTAATTAWQRQEKNQTIELDLEPAVIHGDPKLLQLVWTNLIGNAIRYTPDGGLINVRCRDLRNEAEVVVSDTGIGVDEKDLPNLFERFYKADTARTRTEKSTGLGLSIVKKVLELHNGTIEVKSTPGEGTTFTCRLPK; encoded by the coding sequence ATGCGGACATTGTATTCCAGAATTATACTGTTTGCACTTGGAATCATGGTTGCAAGTGCACTTGTCGCCTTTTGGGTGACGAACTTGTACTACCATTTTAATCTTAAATCGGAGAATGACGAGAAAATAACGGGCATTGCGAAAAATATTGCAAACATATACGAATCGGGGAGTGGGCAGCCGCTTGGCGACTACTTAGACGAGCTTACAGCGCTTGGTTATCAATTCCATGTCGTGGAGCCAGACGGAAAGGAATACCAATATGGTGCAAGTTTCCGTTCTGACAGATTGGACCAAAAGGATGTTACAAATGTTTTGCATGGTAAAGTCTATCACGGCATAGCCGCCTACCCATGGAAAATCAATGTGACCGGTTTCTTTGATAATGAATTGAAAAATACTGTCGGCGTTCCAGTCCAGACAGATAAGGGCACAGTTGCCATGTTCGTCCGCCCGAATACACAGCTGCAATTCGGGGAAATGCGTACATTTCTGGCCATCATGCTCATATTGTTGCTTGTACTCAGTTTCTTGCTTATTCTTTTCGGCTCACGCTTTATCGTAGAACCGATCAAAAGGCTCGCAGCAGCCACGAGGAAGATAGCAGGGGGGAATTATCATCTGAAGTTAGGAATAGAGCGCAAAGATGAGCTCGGCAGGCTTTCAAAGGACTTTCAAACGATGGCACATGGACTTGCTCAAGTAGAAGAGAAACGTCAAGAGTTCGTATCGAATGTCTCTCACGAAATTCAGTCACCTCTTACATCTATTAAAGGTTTCTCGCAGGCATTGCGGGAAGAAGGGTTGCCGGATGAACTCCGGACACACTATCTTGAGATTATTGAAAGCGAAAGCACCCGACTATCAAGTCTCAGCCAGCAATTACTCACACTTTCTTTTCTTGATCATGAAACGGATAAGAGTGCGTGGTCATCATTTGATATTAGTGAGCAATTAAACGGTACGGCTGCAACCACAGCATGGCAGAGGCAGGAAAAGAATCAGACGATTGAGCTTGATCTGGAGCCGGCTGTGATTCATGGCGACCCCAAGCTTTTGCAGCTTGTCTGGACGAATCTTATTGGCAATGCCATTCGTTATACACCAGATGGGGGATTGATCAACGTTCGTTGCCGTGATTTGAGAAATGAAGCTGAAGTAGTTGTTTCGGATACGGGTATTGGAGTAGACGAAAAGGATCTGCCTAATCTCTTTGAGCGCTTTTATAAAGCAGATACTGCTCGAACCCGGACTGAAAAAAGTACTGGGCTTGGTCTATCTATCGTCAAAAAAGTACTCGAACTTCATAACGGTACAATTGAAGTTAAAAGTACACCAGGTGAGGGGACGACCTTCACGTGCAGATTACCGAAGTGA
- the glmS gene encoding glutamine--fructose-6-phosphate transaminase (isomerizing), with amino-acid sequence MCGIVGYIGENNCKDILLDGLEKLEYRGYDSAGIALLENNDVQVIKVKGRIAALREKVGTTAAGKVGIGHTRWATHGVPSETNAHPHQSASERFTLVHNGVIENYKELKKEYLQGVEFKSETDTEVVVQLIEKFNSESDDTAEAFRKVIRLLHGSYAFGLIDKENPETLYVAKNKSPLLIGVGKGFNVVASDAMATLKVTDQYVEIHDEEVVLLKKDSFTIMNLDGEEIEREPYTAELDMSNIEKGTYPHFMLKEIDEQPFVMRKIIQEYKNEKGELKLDEDIRQAMKEADRLHIIASGTSYHAGLVGKQLIENLAEIPVEVHVASEFAYNTPLLSKKPLFIFISQSGETADARAVLVKIKKLGHKAMTITNVPGSTLSREANYTLHLHAGPEIAVASTKAYTAQIAVLALLAVDTANAKQLKLDFDPLQELAIVANAIEALTDQKEAIEELAKDYLGTTRNSFFIGRNVDYYVCLEGALKLKEISYIQAEGFAGGELKHGTIALIEEGTPVVALTTQKDVNHPIRSNVQEVVTRGANALIISMEGLEQEGDAFTIPQVHEALTPLVSIVPMQLLAYYAALHRDCDVDKPRNLAKSVTVE; translated from the coding sequence ATGTGCGGAATTGTAGGTTACATTGGAGAGAATAATTGTAAGGATATATTACTGGATGGTCTGGAGAAACTGGAGTATCGCGGTTATGACTCAGCAGGTATCGCATTGCTGGAAAACAACGATGTCCAGGTTATTAAAGTAAAAGGCCGGATTGCTGCTCTAAGAGAAAAGGTCGGAACAACAGCGGCAGGAAAAGTCGGCATCGGTCATACACGTTGGGCAACACATGGGGTACCAAGCGAGACGAATGCTCACCCGCATCAGAGTGCGTCCGAAAGATTCACGCTTGTTCATAATGGCGTAATCGAAAATTATAAAGAACTTAAGAAAGAATACTTGCAAGGCGTTGAATTTAAGAGTGAGACAGATACAGAAGTTGTCGTCCAGCTCATCGAGAAATTCAATTCAGAATCAGATGATACAGCTGAAGCGTTCAGGAAAGTAATACGTCTTTTGCATGGATCATATGCATTCGGCCTAATTGATAAGGAAAACCCAGAAACACTTTATGTCGCAAAGAATAAAAGTCCGCTTCTAATCGGTGTAGGCAAAGGATTTAATGTAGTAGCTAGTGACGCAATGGCTACACTAAAAGTGACAGATCAATATGTGGAGATCCATGACGAGGAAGTTGTTCTTCTGAAGAAAGACAGCTTCACAATCATGAATCTTGATGGTGAAGAAATTGAGCGCGAACCTTACACAGCTGAATTGGATATGAGTAATATTGAAAAGGGCACATATCCGCACTTCATGCTTAAAGAAATTGATGAACAACCATTCGTCATGCGCAAAATTATCCAGGAATATAAAAATGAAAAGGGCGAGCTCAAGCTGGATGAGGATATTCGCCAGGCAATGAAAGAAGCAGATCGCCTGCATATCATCGCAAGCGGAACAAGTTATCATGCGGGACTTGTCGGGAAGCAGCTTATTGAGAACTTGGCAGAAATTCCAGTAGAGGTCCATGTGGCAAGTGAATTTGCTTACAATACACCACTTCTTTCTAAGAAACCGTTATTCATCTTCATCTCTCAGAGCGGCGAGACAGCAGATGCCCGTGCGGTTCTTGTGAAAATTAAGAAACTCGGCCATAAAGCAATGACAATTACAAACGTTCCTGGCTCCACACTTTCCCGTGAAGCCAATTACACATTGCACTTGCATGCCGGACCAGAAATCGCGGTTGCTTCAACAAAAGCTTATACAGCTCAGATTGCAGTTCTCGCTTTGCTTGCTGTTGATACAGCAAATGCTAAACAGCTTAAGCTGGACTTTGATCCACTGCAGGAGCTTGCAATTGTAGCTAATGCGATTGAAGCGTTGACAGACCAGAAGGAAGCAATTGAGGAACTTGCGAAAGATTATCTTGGTACAACACGCAATTCGTTTTTCATCGGCCGTAATGTTGACTATTATGTATGTCTTGAAGGTGCCCTGAAGTTGAAGGAGATCTCCTATATTCAGGCAGAAGGCTTCGCAGGCGGAGAATTGAAACACGGTACAATTGCGCTGATTGAAGAAGGGACTCCAGTCGTGGCATTGACTACACAGAAGGACGTCAACCATCCAATCCGCAGCAATGTGCAGGAAGTTGTAACCCGAGGTGCCAATGCGCTGATCATTAGCATGGAGGGGCTTGAGCAAGAAGGCGATGCCTTTACAATTCCACAAGTACATGAAGCTTTGACACCACTTGTCAGCATTGTGCCAATGCAATTGCTTGCTTACTATGCAGCACTGCATCGTGATTGTGATGTTGATAAGCCGAGAAACTTGGCGAAGAGTGTGACGGTGGAGTAA
- a CDS encoding sulfate/molybdate ABC transporter ATP-binding protein — MGIAIKNISKEFGSFKAVDDISLDIPTGKLVALLGPSGSGKTSLLRIVAGLEEADQGVVYFDDEEVTNASAKERNIGFVFQHYALFRHMTVFDNIAFGLRARPRKTRPSKDEIRNRVEELLALVKLEAFADHYPMQLSGGQRQRVALARAILIEPRVLLLDEPFGALDAKVRKELRKWLRNLHRNLDVTSVFVTHDQEEALEVADLVVIMNKGRIEQIGTPREVYDNPASPFVYEFLGNVNRISGKVEDGVLKDGFLQFDAPAHIPHDQEVVGYVRPHHIAIEREANWPDMIMVEVTHIQPFGSTVQIEVLRKDNGKYLEAEVSREQYEELDLMLKDHVFIRPNQFQIFIPDDYII; from the coding sequence ATGGGCATTGCAATTAAGAATATTTCAAAGGAGTTTGGGAGTTTCAAAGCGGTAGATGATATCTCACTCGATATACCAACAGGAAAACTTGTTGCATTGCTTGGTCCCTCTGGCTCCGGAAAGACATCGCTTCTTAGAATTGTCGCTGGATTGGAGGAGGCAGATCAAGGTGTCGTTTATTTTGATGATGAAGAAGTGACGAATGCGAGTGCGAAAGAGCGCAATATCGGTTTTGTTTTTCAGCATTATGCACTGTTTCGTCATATGACCGTATTCGACAACATTGCATTCGGCTTGCGGGCAAGACCTAGGAAAACAAGGCCATCAAAAGATGAAATACGCAATCGTGTTGAGGAACTACTCGCTCTCGTGAAACTGGAAGCATTCGCCGACCATTATCCTATGCAGCTATCTGGAGGACAAAGACAAAGGGTGGCACTTGCCCGTGCAATTCTTATCGAACCACGTGTGCTGCTGCTTGATGAACCGTTTGGGGCGCTTGATGCAAAGGTAAGAAAGGAATTGCGTAAATGGCTCAGAAATCTGCACCGTAATCTGGACGTAACAAGTGTATTCGTGACTCATGATCAGGAAGAGGCACTTGAAGTGGCCGATCTTGTTGTCATCATGAATAAAGGACGTATTGAACAGATTGGGACACCAAGAGAGGTTTATGATAATCCAGCATCTCCTTTTGTCTATGAATTTCTAGGAAATGTAAATAGAATCAGTGGAAAAGTTGAGGATGGTGTTTTGAAAGATGGTTTCCTTCAGTTTGATGCACCTGCACATATTCCACATGACCAGGAGGTCGTCGGTTACGTGCGGCCGCATCATATTGCAATTGAGCGTGAAGCCAATTGGCCGGATATGATTATGGTTGAGGTCACTCATATCCAACCATTCGGTTCTACAGTACAGATCGAAGTGCTCCGCAAGGATAATGGTAAGTATCTTGAAGCTGAAGTTTCAAGAGAGCAATACGAGGAGCTGGATTTAATGCTGAAAGATCATGTGTTCATACGCCCCAACCAGTTTCAGATTTTTATACCAGATGATTATATTATATAA
- a CDS encoding ABC transporter ATP-binding protein, whose product MSLVLENVTKVFKDGPKEFKAVDNVSLTVEPGEFVGVIGPSGSGKSTLLSITGALLSPTSGKVILDGQDAAKLSGKELTELRLEKIGFIFQAAHLIPYLKIRDQLKMINILAKENNKEQERRAEELLGHFDLSHRLNSFPNELSGGERQRVAIARALINDPKIILADEPTASLDSKRGRDVVERISQEVKERGKVGVMVTHDERVLDLCDRIITIKDGKLVKTEHEFVASH is encoded by the coding sequence ATGAGTCTAGTTCTTGAAAACGTGACAAAGGTATTTAAAGACGGACCAAAGGAATTCAAGGCGGTAGACAATGTATCGCTCACAGTCGAACCAGGTGAATTTGTCGGGGTTATCGGTCCTTCGGGTTCGGGGAAAAGTACGCTTCTTTCCATTACTGGAGCCCTACTGTCGCCGACAAGCGGCAAGGTCATCCTTGATGGACAGGATGCTGCCAAATTGTCCGGCAAAGAATTGACCGAGTTACGCTTGGAGAAAATCGGCTTCATTTTCCAGGCGGCTCATCTCATTCCGTATTTGAAAATCCGCGATCAGCTGAAAATGATCAATATTTTGGCAAAAGAGAATAACAAAGAACAAGAGCGCCGTGCTGAGGAGTTGCTAGGACATTTCGATCTTTCTCATCGGCTGAACAGCTTTCCGAATGAGCTTTCAGGCGGAGAACGTCAGCGTGTTGCTATTGCCAGAGCGTTAATAAATGACCCGAAAATCATTCTTGCTGACGAACCTACGGCAAGTCTTGATTCCAAAAGAGGTCGTGATGTAGTAGAGCGCATTTCCCAGGAAGTAAAGGAACGTGGCAAAGTCGGTGTCATGGTGACACATGATGAACGTGTGCTAGATCTATGTGATCGTATTATCACAATCAAGGACGGAAAGCTTGTAAAAACAGAGCATGAATTTGTTGCCTCACATTGA
- a CDS encoding aspartyl-phosphate phosphatase Spo0E family protein: MDKIELQAAIESCRQEMISLSDKYGLSALVVIQTSKHLDHLLNRLEDVERTG; this comes from the coding sequence GTGGACAAGATTGAACTACAGGCAGCCATTGAGTCATGTCGCCAGGAAATGATCAGCTTATCTGATAAATATGGGCTAAGTGCCCTTGTTGTAATTCAGACGAGTAAGCATCTGGATCACTTGCTCAATCGCCTTGAGGATGTCGAGCGGACAGGTTAA
- a CDS encoding response regulator transcription factor, with protein sequence MKRILIVDDDMHIRELLRFYLQRDGYQTVEAADGREALAVLEQQDVHLAIVDIMMPHVDGYELCKEIRELHDLPVLMLTAKGELADKEKAFIAGTDDYLVKPFEPKEVLFRVRALLRRYQMAFEDKIRVGNVTINRKSYQIETDSSTFEMPLKEFELLAQLAEFPNRIFTREQLIDLVWGSQFEGNDRTVDVHIKRLRERFPAESSGFSIETVRGMGYKLVV encoded by the coding sequence GTGAAGAGAATTCTAATTGTTGATGATGATATGCATATTCGTGAGCTGCTCAGATTTTATCTACAGCGTGATGGTTATCAGACGGTAGAAGCTGCGGATGGAAGAGAAGCGCTTGCCGTGCTTGAACAGCAAGATGTTCATTTAGCAATTGTTGACATTATGATGCCACATGTCGATGGTTATGAACTTTGCAAAGAGATCCGCGAGCTTCATGATCTTCCTGTCTTAATGCTCACAGCGAAAGGCGAGCTTGCGGACAAAGAGAAGGCATTTATTGCAGGGACTGATGATTATCTCGTCAAACCATTTGAGCCAAAGGAAGTACTATTCCGTGTACGTGCCCTTCTGCGTCGATATCAGATGGCGTTTGAGGATAAAATCCGTGTTGGCAATGTTACGATTAATAGAAAAAGCTATCAGATTGAAACAGACAGTAGTACATTTGAAATGCCGTTAAAGGAGTTTGAACTGCTGGCCCAACTGGCGGAATTCCCAAATCGAATTTTTACAAGAGAGCAACTGATTGACCTCGTTTGGGGAAGTCAGTTTGAAGGAAATGACCGGACTGTTGATGTTCATATCAAGCGACTGCGTGAACGGTTTCCTGCCGAATCAAGCGGATTTTCCATTGAAACAGTTCGAGGTATGGGATACAAACTTGTTGTATAA
- a CDS encoding CdaR family protein, which produces MDKWLRSKWFVSILSLALTILLYVFVNVETTTSQKDPRYTPSNSEETEQVENMPVNIKINDEKYVVSGVPESVNVSLEGSASILRPTARQRAFDVYVDLRNLGPGEHTVEVEYANIPKGLKAYIEPKTVDVTLEKRATKTFKVKADYINEDKLPKGYELGEPVIEPDTVKITSSDSVIDQIALVKVFVDVTGLTDSVHKREVPVNVYDHLGNELDVKIEPKNVLVSLDVHNPNKRVPVKLKTEGELPDGLELNSIKAEPNEVEIYGKKDLLKEIDSISTETIDLAKVKGSGKIDANLKWPDQVKASKKTVIITVELKQKLTIKDVPIQAEGLGAGLQVQFEKPDDAVTDVAAEGKEEQVSNLASDDLRAKVDLSGLDKGKHEVIITVTGPDQVKLTPKTESATVVIS; this is translated from the coding sequence ATGGATAAATGGCTGCGCAGCAAGTGGTTTGTCAGCATTCTTTCTCTCGCTTTGACAATCTTGCTTTATGTATTTGTAAATGTTGAAACGACGACATCACAAAAAGATCCCCGTTACACTCCGAGTAACTCAGAAGAGACAGAGCAGGTTGAGAATATGCCTGTTAATATCAAAATCAATGATGAAAAGTATGTTGTCAGCGGCGTACCGGAATCGGTCAATGTATCTCTTGAAGGGTCTGCGAGCATTCTGCGCCCGACAGCGAGACAACGGGCATTCGATGTATATGTTGATTTGCGTAACCTCGGACCGGGTGAACATACAGTAGAAGTTGAGTATGCGAACATTCCCAAAGGGTTGAAAGCATATATAGAACCGAAGACAGTTGATGTCACGCTTGAAAAGCGGGCGACAAAAACTTTCAAGGTAAAAGCAGATTATATTAACGAAGATAAGCTTCCGAAGGGCTATGAACTTGGCGAACCGGTCATCGAACCGGACACGGTCAAGATTACGAGTTCTGATAGTGTCATTGACCAAATTGCACTTGTAAAAGTGTTTGTGGATGTGACAGGCTTGACGGATTCGGTACACAAGCGGGAAGTTCCGGTGAATGTATACGATCATCTTGGCAATGAACTTGATGTTAAAATTGAGCCGAAAAATGTACTTGTTTCGCTTGATGTACACAATCCGAATAAGCGTGTTCCGGTAAAGCTGAAGACCGAGGGTGAACTGCCGGATGGGCTTGAGCTTAACTCAATCAAGGCGGAGCCAAATGAAGTAGAAATCTACGGGAAGAAAGATTTGTTGAAGGAAATAGACAGCATATCCACTGAAACAATTGATCTGGCAAAGGTAAAGGGCAGCGGTAAAATTGATGCCAATCTTAAATGGCCAGACCAGGTGAAGGCATCTAAGAAAACAGTGATCATTACAGTTGAATTAAAGCAAAAGCTCACGATTAAAGATGTGCCGATTCAGGCAGAGGGACTTGGCGCAGGTTTGCAAGTTCAATTTGAAAAACCTGATGATGCGGTTACGGATGTGGCGGCAGAGGGTAAAGAAGAGCAAGTTAGCAACCTTGCAAGCGATGATCTGAGGGCGAAAGTGGACCTCAGTGGCCTGGATAAAGGCAAACATGAAGTGATCATTACAGTAACAGGGCCAGATCAGGTTAAACTCACTCCTAAGACAGAAAGTGCAACTGTAGTAATCAGTTAA